Part of the Engraulis encrasicolus isolate BLACKSEA-1 chromosome 23, IST_EnEncr_1.0, whole genome shotgun sequence genome is shown below.
TATGGGGATTGTTAGTGATCTAAATAAGAGGTATACTATTCCATACATATCTATACATTTTGTTTCTCTGCCTTGCCTGTCGTAATGTTTCTGCTAGAACTATCGGTTCTTTGATTTGTCAAAAGTCAGCAGACTTTGGTTAATGCAGCTTAATGTTGACGTCCCTAGGCTTGAGGCTGATTTGCGTTCAGCAGATGGTTTGTAAATACTTAAATGTTGCGTTGAACTTGTGTTAAGACTTCAAGAGGATCCCCCAGCTGGAGTAAGCGGAGCCCCGTCAGAAAATAATATCATGGTCTGGAATGCAGTCATTTTTGGGTAAGGGGGTCACAGGCAGAGCTGTCATGACTGAGCTTGTCAGAGCAAAGTGTATTTCCTACTTGGATGTAATGTTAAAGTTGGTGTCACTATACAATATTAAACTGCTATAGATTTGgtctggagtaaaagaaacataCAGGGTAATATATTTGAAACAATTTACTGTGTGCACCGCTATCATGTTTAGCCTATGATGATCCTCGGCAGGAACCTAAAAAGATCTAACATCATCATGCAATGTGCTCCTTTCCACAGGCCCGAAGGAACTCCTTTCGAAGACGGTAAGTTCCATAGACTTGGCAAGTTCCTTACATTGGCCACGCCTACCACAGCACACATTTGTTGTCCAGGTGAATTAGCTGTCAACGTTGAAGATGAGCTAATAATTTTAGTCTAAATAGAAGTCTTATTGAAGGAAAAATGAGCATCCCTGGCTTGTAAACCAGTTAGTAGATGATGTAATGTTGCCTTCCTCGTCATCAATGAGAAGTTCATTTCGACATACAGAGGCACTATCTCAACAATACAAACAGGAGAAAGGCATCATTAGAAATGATTTTGGCTAAATAAGTGAACAATGCTCCAGGCTCCTGGCTGTAACACAGCCAAATCTAGTGACTAACCAAGGTATTTGAAAAGTAATGGTACACTTGCTTGGAGTTCCATTCTCtgtgaacatgtttttttttgtgctttagTTCTAGACAACCAGATTAGGCCCACAGGCTGTCACACTTCCACCTTTAATATACTTAGAGCTTGAAGCCATCCAACACTGTATATGTtataattagggatgcacgatgtatcggccaggtgtatcggtatcgacatttctcaacacatcggacatctgGGCcaatgttaacgccgatgtttttaaTGATATGttataatgtaggctactgttaaatGCATACTGTTTTCAATGCTGTGTAGAAGGTTATAGTGAAGGAGCAGTTGAAACAGGCTAGAGGACCTTTTTTCGTTCAATCCTCTCACTGTCATGCCTATTTCTTGATGCATTGCCTTGACGGTGTCCTACTAGTCCAATTAAAGCCTGGAAAATTTTGAAATATGTTTCTCTAGAATTTTGAAAAGTGTAGTATCATGCTGAAGGAGTCAATGTGTGTATCTTAAGGTACAGCTTATATCGTGTCATGCACATGCTCATATTGTATTTGATCATACATTTATGTTCTTTCCTTTGTAGGAACATTCAAGCTCACGATAGAATTTACAGAAGAATACCCAAATAAGCCCCCGACAGTTCGTTTTGTCTCAAAAATGTTTCATCCAAATGGTAAGCAACAGTATTGAATTATTATTTCTGTGGATCACGGTTATGCAGTGAAAGCTATTGAACTTAATGTTTTGAACTTTGCCTCTGTGGATATGTCGTCTCGTCATACTCTTCGCActctgttgtgtttttgtgttcagTATATGCAGATGGTAGTATATGTCTGGACATTCTTCAGAATCGCTGGAGTCCAACCTATGATGTATCTTCAATCTTAACCTCAATACAGGTAATGATTCAAGTATTAGGAAATCACCGCTGTAATGTTAAGAGCAACAAGCAGTGCTACGGGAAAGCCAtggctcagtcggtagagcatagacctttagatcagagggttgcgggttcaaatcccattcttaccagcaccttcatccatggctgaagtgcccttgagcaaggcacctaaccccacattgctccagggtctgtaaccaataccctgaacctaaagtctaagtcgctttggatacaagcgttagcaaagtgtaatgtaatgtaatactttgACATGTGGGCAATGGCTTGTAATGCCTGTGAAAATGAAAATTCATCTAAGAGGCCCCGTTACTCAAAATAATTAAGTTCTATGCAACTGGACGGTGTTTTGCAGCTTCA
Proteins encoded:
- the ube2a gene encoding ubiquitin-conjugating enzyme E2 A, which encodes MSTPARRRLMRDFKRLQEDPPAGVSGAPSENNIMVWNAVIFGPEGTPFEDGTFKLTIEFTEEYPNKPPTVRFVSKMFHPNVYADGSICLDILQNRWSPTYDVSSILTSIQSLLDEPNPNSPANSQAAQLYQENKREYEKRVSAIVEQSWRDC